A single window of Psychrobacter raelei DNA harbors:
- the accB gene encoding acetyl-CoA carboxylase biotin carboxyl carrier protein: MNIDFDHLEKIIALAERSNIQSLEVVDGSQRIHVVCQAASLANTAELAHSPTTHHGANTQAQTQNIPAASSTATPSCDQDTAKSADLATKTTVIAPMMGTFYLRPEPNAEVFVHVGDSIKAGDTLCVIEAMKIMHEVKAETDCVIEKILIKEGDVVEFDQSLFETRTL, encoded by the coding sequence ATGAATATAGATTTTGATCATTTAGAAAAAATAATTGCGCTCGCTGAACGCTCAAATATTCAATCATTAGAAGTGGTGGATGGATCTCAGCGCATACATGTTGTTTGTCAGGCGGCAAGCTTAGCCAATACCGCTGAGTTAGCGCATAGCCCTACCACTCATCATGGTGCAAATACCCAAGCACAGACTCAAAACATCCCCGCAGCCTCATCAACTGCTACGCCCTCTTGTGATCAAGACACTGCAAAATCTGCTGACTTGGCCACCAAGACAACCGTTATCGCGCCGATGATGGGCACGTTTTACCTACGCCCTGAGCCTAATGCTGAGGTGTTTGTTCACGTTGGTGATAGCATCAAAGCTGGTGATACCCTATGTGTGATTGAAGCGATGAAAATTATGCATGAAGTCAAAGCGGAGACTGACTGTGTCATCGAGAAGATATTAATCAAAGAAGGTGATGTGGTCGAATTTGATCAGTCTTTATTTGAAACTCGCACGCTGTAA
- the accC gene encoding acetyl-CoA carboxylase biotin carboxylase subunit, translating to MFKKILIANRGEIALRIVRACQQMGIKSVVVYSQSDKDTLAVRLADESVCIGPAPAPKSYLNQEAIISAAVMSGAEAIHPGYGFLAENAAFAEAVTDAGLVFIGPTAQNIRQMGDKVEAKKQMLLAGVPCVPGSEGALPETENEVLALAEKVGYPVIIKAASGGGGRGMRVVDKQSELLKAIAMTKSEAEANFGDSVVYLERYLQKPRHIEVQVLADTQGHAIHLGERDCSMQRRHQKVIEEAPAPGISESQRQQIGEACVNACKRMGYVGAGTFEFLYENGEFFFIEMNTRIQVEHTITELVSGIDIVQAQITVAAGLPLSYQQTDVKLSGHAFECRINAENPYTFLPTPGKISYCHFPAGMGVRVDSHVESGSVIPPSYDSLVAKICVYAADRATAVNYMQAALKEASIEGIDTNLALHKRLFEDKGFQEGEVSIHYLEQWIEQNI from the coding sequence ATGTTCAAAAAAATTCTGATAGCCAATAGGGGTGAGATTGCCCTACGTATTGTCCGTGCCTGTCAACAAATGGGCATTAAATCAGTGGTGGTATATTCTCAATCAGATAAAGATACGCTTGCTGTAAGATTAGCAGATGAAAGTGTTTGTATCGGTCCTGCACCTGCTCCTAAAAGTTATTTAAACCAAGAAGCCATCATTTCAGCAGCAGTCATGAGCGGTGCTGAAGCCATTCACCCCGGCTATGGATTTTTAGCCGAAAACGCCGCTTTTGCTGAAGCGGTAACTGACGCAGGATTGGTTTTTATTGGCCCTACTGCACAAAACATTCGTCAAATGGGTGACAAAGTAGAAGCCAAAAAACAAATGCTACTAGCGGGTGTTCCTTGTGTCCCTGGCTCTGAGGGCGCCTTGCCAGAAACTGAAAATGAGGTATTGGCACTCGCCGAGAAGGTGGGCTATCCGGTGATTATTAAAGCGGCCAGCGGTGGTGGTGGCCGTGGTATGCGTGTGGTCGACAAACAAAGTGAGCTGCTTAAAGCCATTGCAATGACCAAGAGTGAAGCGGAAGCCAACTTTGGTGATTCTGTGGTGTATCTTGAACGTTATTTACAAAAACCACGTCATATCGAGGTGCAAGTCTTGGCCGATACCCAAGGCCACGCGATTCACTTAGGTGAGCGTGATTGCTCAATGCAGCGCCGCCATCAAAAAGTGATTGAAGAAGCCCCTGCTCCAGGTATCAGTGAATCACAGCGTCAACAAATTGGTGAGGCCTGTGTTAATGCCTGCAAGAGAATGGGCTATGTTGGTGCGGGTACGTTTGAATTTTTATATGAAAATGGCGAGTTTTTTTTCATCGAGATGAATACCCGCATTCAAGTGGAACATACCATCACCGAGTTGGTGAGTGGTATTGATATTGTCCAAGCTCAAATTACCGTAGCTGCAGGTCTACCTTTATCGTATCAACAGACTGACGTTAAGCTTTCTGGCCATGCGTTTGAATGCCGAATTAATGCCGAAAATCCTTACACCTTTTTACCGACACCCGGCAAAATCAGCTATTGCCACTTCCCTGCAGGTATGGGCGTACGTGTCGACAGTCATGTTGAGTCAGGCTCAGTGATTCCCCCCTCTTATGACAGTCTGGTGGCCAAAATATGTGTTTATGCAGCAGACAGAGCCACGGCAGTGAATTATATGCAAGCAGCACTCAAGGAAGCTAGCATAGAAGGCATTGATACCAATTTAGCTTTACATAAGCGCTTGTTTGAGGATAAAGGCTTTCAAGAAGGTGAGGTTAGTATCCATTATTTAGAACAGTGGATTGAGCAAAATATTTAA
- the pxpB gene encoding 5-oxoprolinase subunit PxpB produces MPNLISNAELNSPDQHTWQLCSETNLTLHFAKPITLQKQQLCWALADRIRKLLTVTEVVIGMNTLSVFTQPLTFIELNELKQHLTQLIKQTEGQSIQGKHIQIPVQYGGEYGPDLKPMAQALGLSVEEVVKLHSEAIYTVYFIGFQPGFPYLGGLSEKLYFPRRETPRTQVPAGSVGIGGEQTGVYPFSSPGGWQLLGRTQMPLFDLTQNPPTALSAGDTLQFTVLDIHYS; encoded by the coding sequence ATGCCAAACTTGATCAGTAATGCTGAACTCAACAGCCCTGACCAGCACACTTGGCAATTATGTAGTGAGACCAATTTAACGCTACATTTTGCTAAGCCTATCACCCTACAAAAGCAGCAGCTTTGCTGGGCTTTGGCTGATCGTATTCGCAAGCTGCTGACGGTGACCGAAGTCGTCATTGGTATGAATACTTTGAGCGTTTTTACCCAGCCATTAACTTTTATTGAGCTAAATGAGCTAAAACAACACCTAACACAGCTGATAAAACAAACAGAGGGTCAAAGCATTCAAGGCAAGCATATTCAGATACCTGTGCAATATGGCGGCGAATATGGCCCTGACCTAAAGCCGATGGCTCAGGCGTTAGGCCTGTCTGTAGAAGAGGTGGTAAAGCTACACAGCGAGGCAATTTATACCGTTTACTTTATTGGATTTCAGCCAGGATTTCCTTACTTGGGCGGCTTATCAGAAAAGCTTTATTTCCCAAGGCGAGAGACACCGCGTACTCAGGTTCCAGCAGGCTCGGTCGGTATTGGCGGTGAACAAACGGGGGTATACCCCTTCTCCTCCCCAGGCGGTTGGCAATTGCTAGGGCGTACTCAGATGCCGCTGTTTGATTTGACACAAAACCCGCCGACCGCACTGAGTGCAGGAGATACTCTGCAGTTCACGGTGCTTGATATTCATTACTCGTAA
- a CDS encoding biotin-dependent carboxyltransferase family protein, producing the protein MKILASNALASFQDLGRFGFRSLGVGTNGAMDPWALKAANALLQNPLDTAAIEITLGSFSVQFEQNTCFCLTGGLYEAYLDEQRVYAYWRITAQAGQTLKLVRPLQGMYTYFAVQGGFDIEAVLGSKSTNTKAEFGGLNGRFLQPQDSVKVAKLDSAHRHTSEIGVAAPRMPASHLDSSAPQIRVIANSEYDHFTEAAKHNFENQLWQVDTSSNRMGYRCIGENILEFAQKSEMSSHGVAAGMIQVPPQGQPIVLMADAQTTGGYPKIATIIEADIGLMAQTRFGQKCQFKMVSIQEAIQARQDRHRYIERIRKYAYDH; encoded by the coding sequence ATGAAGATTTTAGCCTCAAATGCGTTAGCCAGTTTTCAAGATTTGGGGCGCTTTGGCTTTCGTAGCCTAGGCGTGGGCACAAATGGAGCCATGGATCCTTGGGCATTAAAAGCTGCCAATGCTTTATTACAAAACCCATTAGATACGGCTGCCATTGAAATTACTTTAGGCAGCTTTAGCGTGCAATTCGAGCAAAATACTTGCTTTTGCTTGACTGGGGGATTGTATGAGGCCTATCTCGATGAGCAGCGGGTGTACGCTTATTGGCGCATTACGGCTCAGGCTGGACAAACCTTAAAGCTTGTGCGCCCCCTGCAAGGCATGTATACCTATTTTGCAGTGCAAGGCGGCTTTGATATTGAGGCTGTTCTGGGCTCAAAAAGCACCAATACTAAGGCCGAATTTGGTGGCTTAAACGGGCGGTTTTTGCAGCCACAAGATAGCGTTAAAGTCGCCAAACTAGACTCAGCACATAGGCATACCAGCGAGATTGGCGTGGCCGCTCCTCGTATGCCAGCTTCCCATCTTGATAGCAGCGCGCCCCAAATCCGCGTTATTGCCAACAGTGAATACGACCACTTTACTGAGGCTGCCAAACACAACTTTGAGAATCAGCTGTGGCAAGTCGATACCAGCAGCAACCGTATGGGCTATCGCTGTATTGGTGAAAATATACTTGAGTTTGCTCAAAAGTCAGAGATGAGCTCGCATGGCGTGGCCGCAGGCATGATTCAGGTGCCCCCTCAAGGCCAACCCATTGTGTTAATGGCCGATGCCCAAACGACAGGTGGCTACCCTAAGATTGCCACCATTATTGAGGCGGATATTGGACTGATGGCACAGACCCGTTTTGGCCAAAAATGCCAATTTAAAATGGTCTCTATACAAGAGGCAATACAAGCCCGTCAAGACAGACACCGTTATATTGAACGTATTAGGAAATATGCTTATGACCACTAA
- the pxpA gene encoding 5-oxoprolinase subunit PxpA, which produces MTTNLPVNKLQTIDLNADVAEGCGQDIALMNIISSANVSCGLHAGSYQHMLETLKLAKQHNVRVGAHPGFDDRDNFGRTAQQLPEEECRALIHYQLGAAKAMCDLVGVKLSYVKPHGALYNQAAKDEKLAKIIVNAVKNFDPSLAIMGLSGSYLISVAKAQGLTSISEVFADRNYESDGSLVARSKDNALITDATQAAQHALQMITQGIVTSVDGVQVPVEAQSICLHGDSEHAVQFAAEIKQKLEQQGILICI; this is translated from the coding sequence ATGACCACTAATTTACCTGTTAATAAACTGCAAACTATTGATTTGAATGCAGATGTGGCTGAAGGCTGTGGCCAAGATATTGCTTTAATGAATATTATTAGCTCTGCTAATGTCAGCTGTGGTTTACATGCCGGCTCGTATCAGCACATGCTTGAGACCTTAAAACTGGCCAAACAGCATAATGTACGAGTCGGGGCACATCCTGGCTTTGATGACAGAGATAACTTTGGGCGCACCGCACAGCAGCTACCAGAAGAAGAGTGCCGTGCCCTAATTCATTATCAGCTGGGTGCAGCAAAAGCCATGTGCGATTTGGTTGGCGTTAAGCTAAGTTATGTCAAGCCGCATGGCGCTTTATATAATCAGGCGGCTAAGGATGAGAAGTTGGCTAAAATTATTGTCAATGCGGTCAAAAACTTTGATCCAAGCCTAGCAATTATGGGGCTATCGGGTAGTTACCTAATCAGCGTCGCTAAGGCTCAAGGCTTAACCTCAATCTCCGAAGTCTTTGCTGATCGTAACTACGAAAGCGATGGCTCTTTGGTTGCCCGAAGCAAAGACAATGCACTGATTACCGATGCGACCCAAGCAGCCCAGCACGCTCTACAAATGATTACCCAAGGCATCGTGACCAGTGTAGATGGAGTTCAAGTACCTGTGGAAGCCCAAAGTATTTGCCTCCATGGTGACAGTGAGCATGCTGTGCAGTTCGCAGCTGAGATTAAGCAAAAGCTTGAGCAACAAGGCATTCTCATTTGTATCTGA
- a CDS encoding NRAMP family divalent metal transporter: MTALKKKNTAILGAAFLMATSAVGPGFLTQTATFTESLMASFGFVILISIIMDIGVQLNVWRVIAVSKMRAQQVANLVFPGVGYLLTFLVVLGGLAFNIGNIGGAGLGMQSVFNISPITGALISGVIAVAIFLSREAGPMMDRFTQLMGFILLILIIYVMFKSNPPFAEAVTRTVMPSKIDAMAIVTLVGGTVGGYITFSGAHRLLEAGVSGEENLPSVTRSSVSGILIASIVRVFLFLAVLGVVSKGVSLDPSNPAMSPFEHILGNAGKIIFGIVIWAASITSVIGAAYTSVSFMSNFHPFIERNSRYFIIGFILISTFVFATVGKPAQLLVLAGTLNGLILPIAMIIILIAAYRSNIVGSYKHPIWIAAFGWIIALIMSVLSVITIANYITG; encoded by the coding sequence ATGACAGCATTAAAAAAGAAAAACACCGCAATATTAGGAGCCGCTTTCTTAATGGCGACCTCCGCTGTAGGGCCGGGATTCTTGACCCAGACCGCTACCTTTACCGAAAGCTTAATGGCAAGTTTTGGCTTTGTGATCTTAATATCCATCATTATGGATATTGGGGTTCAGCTTAACGTTTGGCGTGTTATCGCTGTCTCCAAGATGCGCGCACAACAAGTGGCTAACTTAGTATTCCCAGGGGTTGGCTATTTACTTACTTTCTTGGTCGTGCTTGGCGGGCTGGCTTTTAACATTGGTAACATCGGTGGTGCAGGTTTGGGTATGCAGTCTGTATTCAACATCTCCCCCATCACTGGCGCCCTTATTAGTGGGGTAATTGCGGTAGCCATTTTCCTAAGCCGTGAAGCGGGACCTATGATGGACCGATTTACTCAGCTGATGGGCTTTATTCTACTGATTTTGATTATCTATGTGATGTTCAAATCAAATCCTCCCTTTGCTGAAGCAGTGACTCGGACTGTTATGCCTAGCAAAATTGATGCGATGGCCATCGTAACTTTGGTGGGTGGTACGGTCGGTGGTTATATCACTTTCTCCGGTGCTCACCGTCTGTTGGAGGCGGGTGTCAGTGGTGAAGAGAACCTGCCGTCTGTCACTCGCAGTTCAGTATCAGGTATTTTAATAGCGTCGATCGTACGTGTCTTTTTATTCCTAGCAGTATTGGGTGTGGTGTCTAAGGGTGTATCGCTCGATCCATCAAACCCGGCTATGTCACCTTTTGAGCATATTTTAGGCAATGCCGGTAAGATTATCTTTGGTATTGTGATTTGGGCCGCCTCCATTACTTCTGTCATTGGTGCAGCTTACACATCCGTCTCGTTTATGAGTAATTTTCATCCCTTTATCGAGCGCAACAGCCGCTACTTTATTATTGGCTTTATCCTCATCTCTACCTTTGTGTTCGCCACCGTGGGTAAACCTGCTCAGTTATTGGTCTTGGCAGGTACACTAAATGGTCTGATATTACCTATTGCTATGATTATTATCCTGATTGCCGCTTATCGCTCTAATATTGTGGGCAGCTATAAGCATCCGATTTGGATTGCCGCTTTTGGTTGGATCATTGCGCTTATCATGAGTGTATTAAGCGTCATTACTATTGCAAATTACATCACCGGTTAA
- a CDS encoding acetyl-CoA carboxylase biotin carboxyl carrier protein gives MDITTIEAVVKKVANSSVQQVTISEGTQSITVVNRSPSQLSSTASYATAENSATAENSATAKNSTAAADQQESDSNKPAAKYITSTYVGYVQLGKDAAAAPLVQPGDSVQVGQTVAYIDVLSKLMPVLSEDNGIVEAVLVNNADKVDYGKPLIKIQ, from the coding sequence ATGGACATTACGACCATTGAAGCTGTGGTAAAAAAAGTTGCCAACAGCTCAGTACAGCAAGTTACCATCAGTGAGGGCACTCAGTCCATTACTGTGGTGAATCGTAGCCCATCGCAGCTAAGCAGTACTGCAAGCTATGCTACAGCTGAAAATAGTGCTACAGCTGAAAATAGTGCCACAGCTAAAAATAGTACCGCCGCCGCAGATCAACAAGAGAGTGATTCTAACAAACCTGCTGCCAAATACATCACCTCAACCTATGTGGGTTATGTTCAACTGGGAAAAGATGCGGCTGCGGCACCATTAGTACAGCCAGGGGATAGCGTCCAAGTCGGTCAAACTGTGGCTTATATCGATGTTTTATCTAAACTGATGCCTGTGCTGAGTGAAGATAATGGCATTGTTGAGGCGGTTTTGGTCAATAATGCAGATAAGGTAGATTATGGTAAGCCCCTTATTAAAATTCAATAA
- a CDS encoding anhydro-N-acetylmuramic acid kinase, with protein sequence MTHTDAPSLDHSLSPSDSSLEHLDPHESHLEDLESALSDTLFESFDSGYYIGMMSGTSLDGMDAVICQFDSAEATDAAADKIVATHSQPFPEHLRETLLALCQPNGTAQLAYPVKNIILDQQPHSELEWFGWASREYAEFASTVVNELLQKSGISPEAILAIGCHGQTVRHRPNLGFSLQLVDPNIIAERTGISVVTDFRRRDMAVGGQGAPLAPAFHLDQFGAPLEPSQHNSGHRIVVNLGGIANITVLPASSAEQQAASVIGYDTGPANILLDAWYQYHAPSLDESLKDNELYDTDAKWAQSGQVNDELLNQLLSHPYFTQPTPKSTGREDFNLSWLQQQLEQLPEQTHAQLHPQDVQATLTELSARSLSDAIAAEATRLDMTGGELIVCGGGAYNAYLLKRLAALLPNWQILTSADFGIAPTWVEAMAFAWLARQTIMGATGNLPAVTGASKTVVLGQVCFA encoded by the coding sequence ATGACACATACTGACGCACCCTCTTTAGACCATTCTTTATCCCCCTCAGACAGCTCTTTAGAACATTTAGATCCTCATGAAAGCCATCTAGAAGACTTAGAGTCTGCTTTATCAGACACCCTCTTTGAGAGCTTCGATAGCGGCTACTACATTGGCATGATGTCAGGCACCAGCCTAGATGGTATGGACGCTGTGATTTGTCAGTTTGATAGCGCAGAGGCTACAGATGCTGCAGCAGACAAAATTGTGGCCACCCATTCACAGCCCTTCCCTGAACACCTGCGTGAGACCTTATTGGCACTGTGCCAACCCAATGGTACCGCCCAGCTTGCCTATCCAGTAAAAAACATTATTTTGGATCAGCAGCCACACAGCGAGCTTGAGTGGTTTGGCTGGGCGAGCCGAGAGTATGCCGAATTTGCCAGTACCGTGGTCAATGAGCTGCTACAAAAGTCAGGCATTAGTCCTGAGGCCATCTTAGCCATCGGCTGTCATGGTCAGACTGTGCGTCACCGTCCCAACTTAGGGTTTAGCTTACAGTTGGTCGATCCCAATATCATCGCTGAGCGCACCGGAATTAGTGTGGTCACCGATTTTCGCCGCCGCGATATGGCGGTGGGTGGACAAGGCGCGCCGCTGGCACCCGCTTTTCATTTAGACCAGTTTGGTGCGCCGTTAGAGCCGTCACAACACAATAGTGGCCACCGTATCGTCGTCAATCTAGGCGGCATTGCTAACATTACGGTGCTGCCAGCCAGCTCAGCTGAGCAGCAAGCAGCTTCGGTGATCGGTTATGACACCGGCCCGGCCAACATCCTGCTTGATGCTTGGTACCAATACCATGCGCCAAGTCTTGATGAGAGCCTCAAAGACAATGAGCTGTACGATACAGATGCCAAGTGGGCGCAGTCAGGACAAGTGAATGATGAGCTGTTAAATCAGTTGCTGAGTCACCCCTATTTTACCCAGCCCACGCCCAAAAGCACTGGACGTGAAGATTTCAATCTCTCCTGGTTACAGCAGCAGCTTGAACAGTTACCCGAGCAGACTCACGCCCAACTGCATCCGCAAGACGTGCAGGCTACATTAACTGAGCTAAGTGCCCGTAGCTTAAGCGATGCCATTGCCGCAGAAGCGACTCGACTTGATATGACAGGTGGTGAGCTGATTGTGTGTGGTGGCGGTGCTTACAATGCTTATTTGCTTAAGCGTCTTGCTGCGTTATTGCCAAACTGGCAAATACTGACCAGCGCAGACTTTGGGATTGCGCCTACTTGGGTAGAAGCCATGGCGTTTGCTTGGCTTGCACGTCAGACCATCATGGGTGCCACCGGTAACCTGCCTGCGGTTACCGGTGCCAGTAAGACAGTGGTCTTGGGTCAGGTGTGTTTTGCCTAA
- the trxA gene encoding thioredoxin, which translates to MTTAQSRHLVCPHCSATNRIPANRINQNPICGKCQNALLIGKPVILNAQSAPKIIQKNEVLTIVDFWASWCQPCHMMAPQFEQAAAQLPHIVFAKLQTDQFEQTAAPYGIRSLPTMVAFKGGKEIARQSGALPSNQIVQWVQSLS; encoded by the coding sequence ATGACCACAGCACAATCACGACACTTGGTTTGTCCTCACTGCTCAGCCACCAATCGCATTCCTGCTAACCGTATCAATCAAAATCCAATATGCGGCAAATGCCAAAATGCCTTGCTAATAGGCAAGCCTGTGATATTGAACGCTCAAAGTGCCCCCAAGATCATCCAAAAAAACGAGGTGCTAACCATCGTCGATTTTTGGGCCAGTTGGTGTCAGCCTTGTCATATGATGGCGCCACAGTTCGAGCAGGCCGCAGCTCAATTGCCGCATATTGTCTTTGCTAAGCTACAAACCGATCAGTTTGAGCAGACCGCAGCACCTTATGGTATCCGCAGCTTACCGACTATGGTGGCTTTTAAAGGCGGAAAAGAAATTGCCCGGCAGTCAGGCGCCCTGCCGAGCAATCAAATTGTGCAATGGGTTCAGTCTTTGAGCTAA
- a CDS encoding SulP family inorganic anion transporter, producing MTDKPTSLIPHTKQDWLKKLIPAWVSDYSPSRLPADIIAGIVVGILVIPQSLGYAVLAGLPPVYGLYASIVPVLVYAWVGSSSVQALGAVAITAIMTASSLHGLAVEGSLQYIMLASLLALMMGGILWLAGKLKLGWIMQFISRGVSAGFVSGAAVLIFISQIKYLTNIAISGNTLPGYAISMFSQLNSLHLPTLLIGATAFVLFLLNRYASAYVWESWLPQAQAKWAGRLFPLLLVVVAIVLSYLGQWASRGIRTIGEIPSGLPSFSVPEFESFSQVATLLPTAGLMALIVFISSSSVASTYARLRGEKFDANTELRGLGLANIAGGFSQSFPVAGGFSRTAINVDSGAKTPLASVVSVVVMVIALLSLSQMIAPLPYALLGAMIMASIISLIDFGTFKSAWKTDRLDALSFSATFFGVLLFGLNVGLVIGIIVSFAGLIWQSSQPHIAVVGRLLGTEHFRNVNRHDVITYENLLIMRVDESLFFGNSESVHSQIQQALNQHPKASELVLIMSSVNHIDLTAQEMLITLNRELVANNKRLHYSFIKGPVMDVIEQTAVITELSGRVFLSTVQAINLLTDDNLHNDQHPTVQQQEFH from the coding sequence GTGACTGACAAGCCGACCTCACTCATCCCGCACACAAAGCAAGACTGGCTGAAAAAGCTGATTCCCGCTTGGGTTTCAGACTATAGCCCCTCTCGCCTACCCGCTGACATTATCGCCGGTATTGTGGTTGGTATCTTGGTCATTCCACAAAGCCTCGGCTACGCTGTATTAGCGGGATTGCCCCCTGTGTACGGGCTATATGCCTCAATCGTGCCAGTTTTGGTCTACGCCTGGGTCGGCTCAAGCAGTGTACAAGCACTCGGCGCCGTTGCCATTACTGCGATCATGACCGCCAGTAGCCTGCATGGTCTGGCAGTTGAGGGCAGTTTGCAATACATCATGCTTGCCAGCTTATTGGCACTGATGATGGGCGGTATATTATGGCTCGCCGGCAAGCTGAAGCTTGGCTGGATCATGCAGTTTATTAGCCGCGGGGTATCGGCAGGCTTCGTCAGTGGGGCGGCGGTGCTTATTTTTATTAGCCAGATAAAATACTTAACCAATATTGCAATCAGCGGCAACACCTTGCCAGGCTATGCCATCTCCATGTTTAGCCAGTTAAACAGCTTACATCTGCCCACCTTGCTAATTGGTGCTACCGCTTTTGTTCTGTTTTTATTAAATCGCTATGCCAGTGCTTATGTCTGGGAATCTTGGCTACCGCAAGCTCAGGCAAAATGGGCTGGACGATTGTTTCCGCTGCTACTGGTGGTGGTAGCCATTGTCTTAAGTTACTTGGGTCAGTGGGCAAGCCGAGGTATTCGCACTATTGGTGAAATCCCAAGCGGCCTACCCAGCTTCTCTGTGCCTGAATTTGAGTCATTTTCACAAGTTGCCACCTTACTACCCACCGCAGGCTTGATGGCGCTTATTGTGTTTATCTCCAGCAGCTCAGTCGCTAGTACCTATGCCCGATTGCGCGGCGAGAAGTTCGATGCCAATACTGAGCTTAGAGGACTGGGTCTGGCCAATATTGCCGGCGGTTTTAGCCAAAGCTTTCCGGTAGCAGGCGGGTTTTCTCGCACAGCCATCAATGTCGATTCTGGTGCTAAGACCCCTTTGGCCAGTGTGGTCAGTGTAGTGGTCATGGTCATCGCGCTATTGTCTTTGAGCCAAATGATAGCGCCGCTGCCCTATGCGCTGCTCGGTGCAATGATTATGGCCTCGATTATTAGCCTCATTGACTTTGGCACCTTTAAAAGCGCTTGGAAAACTGATCGTCTGGATGCATTAAGCTTTTCAGCCACCTTTTTTGGGGTGCTGCTATTTGGGCTTAATGTGGGCTTGGTCATCGGCATTATTGTCTCTTTTGCTGGCTTGATCTGGCAGTCAAGCCAGCCTCATATCGCCGTAGTAGGCCGCCTACTAGGCACCGAGCATTTTCGTAACGTAAATCGCCATGATGTGATTACCTACGAGAATTTACTGATTATGCGGGTTGATGAAAGCTTGTTTTTTGGTAATAGTGAGTCAGTGCATAGCCAAATCCAGCAAGCGCTCAACCAGCACCCTAAAGCTTCTGAGTTGGTACTGATTATGTCCTCAGTCAACCACATTGACTTGACGGCACAAGAGATGCTTATCACCTTAAACCGTGAGCTGGTGGCCAACAATAAGCGTTTGCACTACAGTTTTATTAAGGGGCCGGTGATGGATGTTATAGAACAAACAGCGGTGATTACTGAGTTATCCGGACGTGTATTTTTGAGTACCGTTCAGGCCATTAACCTACTAACCGATGACAATCTTCACAACGACCAGCACCCTACTGTGCAGCAACAAGAATTTCATTAG
- a CDS encoding beta-lactamase hydrolase domain-containing protein translates to MSDSLTIYKQIYPTQCAKLSQMGYRSLINIRPDLETEHQPSSEALSVAAQQEDLAYVHIPFDEERLSRATVVRFAEQYHALPKPIMLFCGSGHRAKLLYQSALMQGLL, encoded by the coding sequence ATGAGCGACTCGTTAACTATCTATAAGCAAATATACCCTACTCAGTGCGCAAAGCTGTCACAGATGGGCTATCGCTCACTGATTAATATTCGTCCAGACCTTGAGACTGAGCATCAGCCCTCAAGTGAAGCGCTAAGTGTCGCCGCTCAGCAAGAAGACTTAGCTTATGTCCACATTCCCTTCGATGAAGAGCGTCTTAGCCGTGCTACCGTCGTACGCTTTGCGGAGCAATATCACGCGCTACCAAAACCTATTATGCTGTTTTGTGGCTCTGGCCACCGCGCCAAGCTGCTTTACCAAAGTGCATTGATGCAAGGTTTGCTATAA
- a CDS encoding TIGR01244 family sulfur transferase, which yields MSHQVSFSGQITPEQVQQIADQGFKTIINNRPDGEAVDQPTSAEIEAAAKAAGVAYKEISFAGNELNMQHVEDFADYFNQAEQPILMFCRTGNRSNGLYEAAKQRDMLDD from the coding sequence ATGTCACATCAAGTCAGCTTCTCAGGTCAGATCACCCCAGAACAAGTTCAACAAATCGCCGATCAAGGCTTTAAAACCATCATTAACAACCGCCCTGATGGAGAAGCTGTAGACCAGCCCACCAGCGCTGAGATTGAAGCCGCTGCCAAAGCCGCTGGAGTTGCGTATAAAGAAATCTCATTTGCAGGTAATGAGTTAAATATGCAACATGTTGAAGATTTCGCCGATTATTTCAATCAAGCCGAGCAGCCTATCTTAATGTTCTGCCGTACCGGTAATCGCTCAAACGGTCTATATGAAGCGGCTAAACAACGTGATATGTTAGACGACTAA